From a region of the Posidoniimonas polymericola genome:
- the lysS gene encoding lysine--tRNA ligase, which yields MSQEEPDSTDPLVARRQKLAAIAELGLDPWGSRLDDHTPVGEVRARAGEIKYVFPDGTEIDLPDFEAQPEDFNFRQWKADRNAEKDNARGEVVGPNFRVAGRIVLSRPGGKLVFMNLRDMTGDIQLMIGQKQVGDSWAVIDKLDLGDLIAVDGMLIVTNTGELSIAAEKVHFLTKSLEPPPEKHHGLTDPEMRQRMRYVDLAYNDGVMQRFLNRSKIVSSVRSTLAERRFVEVEGPTLHSIAGGAAARPFTTHHNALDIDLFMRIALELHLKRLMVGGIERVYELGRVYRNEGISPKHNPEFTMLEVYQAYGDYRSMMDLTESVIIDAIGAISPDEKPSYVLPWGDDSIDFTPPFARKTYDELFEQHAGVDPSDESAVADLAKKIGFDVDGRHPDVVKNEVFEEKVEDALMAPTFVIDYPASICPLTKRKTDNPKVAERFELFIRGMEVANAYTELNDPDLQEELFKNQLAGLSEEDSMAKMDDDFIRALRHGMPPAGGLGIGIDRLVMLLTNSQTIRDVILFPLLRPEK from the coding sequence ATGTCGCAGGAAGAACCCGACTCGACCGACCCGCTCGTAGCCCGCCGGCAGAAGCTAGCTGCTATCGCCGAGCTGGGGTTGGACCCCTGGGGCAGCCGGCTTGACGATCATACGCCAGTCGGCGAGGTCCGCGCTCGGGCGGGGGAGATCAAGTACGTTTTCCCCGACGGAACCGAGATCGACCTGCCCGATTTCGAGGCCCAGCCAGAAGACTTCAATTTCCGTCAGTGGAAGGCCGACCGCAACGCGGAGAAGGACAACGCCCGCGGCGAGGTTGTCGGGCCCAATTTCCGCGTGGCGGGCCGCATCGTGCTGAGCCGGCCGGGCGGCAAGCTGGTGTTCATGAACCTGCGGGACATGACCGGCGACATCCAATTAATGATCGGCCAGAAGCAGGTCGGCGACAGCTGGGCCGTTATCGACAAGCTCGACCTCGGCGACCTGATCGCTGTCGACGGCATGCTGATCGTCACGAACACGGGCGAGCTGTCGATCGCGGCCGAGAAGGTGCACTTCCTCACCAAGAGCCTCGAGCCGCCGCCAGAGAAGCACCACGGCCTGACCGACCCCGAGATGCGGCAACGCATGCGGTACGTCGACCTCGCCTACAACGACGGCGTCATGCAGCGGTTCCTCAACCGCTCGAAGATCGTGTCGTCGGTCCGCAGCACGCTGGCCGAGCGGCGGTTCGTCGAGGTCGAGGGGCCGACGCTGCACTCCATCGCCGGCGGCGCCGCCGCGCGGCCGTTCACCACGCACCACAACGCGCTGGACATCGACCTGTTCATGCGGATCGCGCTGGAGCTGCACCTCAAGCGGCTCATGGTCGGCGGCATCGAACGCGTTTACGAGCTCGGCCGCGTCTACCGCAACGAGGGGATCAGCCCCAAGCACAACCCCGAGTTCACCATGCTCGAGGTGTACCAGGCGTACGGCGACTACCGCTCGATGATGGACCTCACCGAGTCGGTGATCATCGACGCCATCGGCGCAATCTCGCCCGACGAGAAGCCGAGCTACGTGCTGCCGTGGGGCGACGACTCGATCGACTTCACCCCGCCGTTCGCCCGCAAGACCTACGACGAGCTGTTCGAGCAGCACGCCGGCGTCGACCCGTCGGACGAGTCGGCCGTGGCCGACCTGGCCAAGAAGATCGGCTTTGACGTCGACGGCCGCCACCCGGACGTCGTGAAGAATGAGGTGTTCGAGGAGAAGGTGGAGGACGCGCTGATGGCGCCCACGTTCGTCATCGACTACCCGGCCAGCATCTGCCCGCTCACGAAGCGGAAGACCGACAACCCCAAGGTCGCCGAGCGGTTCGAGCTGTTCATCCGCGGCATGGAGGTGGCCAACGCGTACACCGAGCTCAACGACCCGGACCTGCAGGAGGAGCTGTTCAAGAACCAGCTCGCTGGCCTGAGCGAGGAGGACAGCATGGCCAAGATGGACGACGACTTCATCCGCGCCCTGCGTCACGGCATGCCCCCGGCCGGCGGCCTCGGCATCGGCATCGACCGCCTGGTGATGCTGCTGACCAACAGCCAGACCATCCGCGACGTGATCCTGTTCCCGCTGTTGCGGCCTGAGAAGTGA
- a CDS encoding ExbD/TolR family protein, translating to MLRYRRENDSVSMNMTPLIDVVFLLIIFFLVSSHLARQETQLDLDLPDAASGELAQASTARVVTVNLLPTGELMVAGESTPAAELTAKLEREVQRDQTPVEVRLRSDRSVPYGDVEPILAACAKANVWNLRFAVREPGPGEGN from the coding sequence ATGCTCCGATACCGCCGCGAGAACGACTCGGTCAGCATGAACATGACGCCACTGATCGACGTGGTGTTCCTGCTGATTATCTTCTTCCTGGTGAGCAGCCACCTCGCCCGGCAGGAGACTCAGCTCGACCTCGACCTGCCCGACGCTGCCAGCGGCGAGCTCGCCCAGGCGTCCACCGCACGGGTGGTGACCGTCAATCTGCTGCCGACCGGAGAGTTGATGGTCGCCGGCGAGTCGACCCCCGCCGCGGAGCTGACAGCCAAGCTCGAGCGGGAGGTCCAACGCGATCAGACCCCGGTCGAGGTGCGGCTCCGCTCCGACCGTTCTGTGCCCTACGGCGACGTCGAGCCGATCCTGGCCGCCTGCGCCAAGGCGAACGTCTGGAACCTCCGCTTCGCGGTCCGCGAGCCAGGCCCGGGCGAGGGGAACTAG
- a CDS encoding ExbD/TolR family protein, with protein MRTTWRPAARSQPTLGASMTPMIDVVFLLLIFFVCTASFQPVEALLPGDLLISGAGGAGVPQEEQPPLERVVIRAEQSGAGVAWTVNESPCPTDAALRALLGQLAGIDSTLPVVIDPDRKVELGRVIDGFDAARSAGFVDVKFAASVE; from the coding sequence GTGCGCACCACCTGGCGACCCGCCGCCCGCAGCCAGCCGACCCTCGGCGCGTCGATGACGCCGATGATCGACGTCGTGTTCCTGCTGCTCATTTTCTTTGTCTGCACGGCCAGCTTCCAGCCGGTCGAGGCCCTGCTGCCGGGCGACCTGCTGATTTCTGGCGCCGGCGGCGCTGGTGTCCCGCAGGAGGAGCAGCCGCCGCTCGAGAGGGTGGTGATCCGCGCCGAGCAGTCCGGCGCCGGCGTTGCGTGGACCGTCAACGAGAGCCCGTGCCCGACCGACGCGGCGCTCCGCGCGTTGCTCGGCCAGCTGGCGGGCATCGACAGCACGCTGCCGGTGGTGATTGACCCCGACCGCAAGGTCGAGCTCGGCCGCGTCATCGACGGCTTCGACGCCGCCCGCTCGGCCGGGTTTGTCGATGTCAAGTTCGCGGCCTCGGTGGAGTAG
- a CDS encoding DNA topoisomerase VI subunit B: MATSGTKRRSTAKAMAASQKEISVSEFFAKNRHLLGFDNPRKALLTTVKEAVDNSLDACEEAGILPEIWVHIQPTSANRYKVGIQDNGPGILKKQIPLIFGKLLYGSKFHRLRQSRGQQGIGISAAGMYGVQTTGKPVKIVSKVSVRKPAHYYEIQIDTKKNEPKILNGKGEGVDIPPGEKGAKYIEKHGIEWVDQPHGTRVTIELEAKYVRGRGSVDEYLTQTAIANPHVTLHYLDPDDYQYDFLRSTDQLPSEPKEIKPHPYGVEVGRMAQMFEESEAMSVSEFMRTKFSRVTPAVAKKVCTTAKVSSRVSVHKVDRPQIDKLYEAIQATRISPPATDCICPIGEDLILKGLHQVVPGEFYAAATRPPGVYRGNPFQIEVGLAYGGTAPTQNITKELLLELLEETDTRTVRQFLIHTFNGLGGDAADKIVKTSGLKTRQAPGGLKPKDRDKLFDAMKHVNVAEGQQMEVMRYANRVPLQFQQSACAVTQTILGTNWRGYGLSQSRGAMPKGPVSLMVHIASVWVPFTSESKEAIASYPEIQKEIRLGLQAVGRKLGMYLRRRMKVKQQSDRREIFLRYLKEVAGAVSVINAAEEKELYDQLVAVAQKRTAEADMKLDDRGRKIEEDPTEMNLGENVLIVDPAGHEAAINRVVTEEEEEGAEE, from the coding sequence TTGGCGACAAGCGGCACGAAGCGACGGTCAACCGCGAAGGCGATGGCCGCCTCGCAGAAAGAGATCTCCGTCAGCGAGTTCTTCGCGAAGAACCGTCACCTGCTGGGGTTCGACAACCCGCGTAAGGCGCTGCTGACCACCGTCAAGGAGGCGGTCGACAACTCGCTGGACGCCTGCGAAGAGGCCGGCATCCTGCCGGAGATTTGGGTCCATATCCAGCCGACCTCCGCCAACCGCTACAAGGTCGGCATCCAGGACAACGGCCCCGGCATCCTCAAGAAGCAGATCCCGCTGATCTTCGGCAAGCTGCTCTACGGCAGCAAGTTCCACCGCCTGCGGCAGAGCCGCGGCCAGCAGGGCATCGGCATCAGCGCCGCCGGCATGTACGGCGTCCAGACCACCGGCAAGCCGGTCAAGATCGTGTCGAAGGTCTCGGTGCGCAAGCCCGCGCACTACTACGAGATCCAGATCGACACCAAGAAGAACGAGCCCAAGATCCTCAACGGCAAGGGCGAGGGGGTCGACATCCCGCCCGGCGAGAAGGGCGCCAAGTACATCGAGAAGCACGGCATCGAGTGGGTCGACCAGCCGCACGGCACGCGGGTCACCATCGAGCTCGAGGCCAAGTACGTCCGCGGCCGCGGCAGCGTCGACGAGTACCTCACCCAGACCGCCATCGCCAACCCGCACGTCACGCTCCACTACCTCGACCCCGACGACTACCAGTACGACTTTCTGCGCAGCACCGACCAGCTCCCCAGCGAGCCCAAGGAGATCAAGCCCCACCCGTACGGGGTCGAGGTCGGCCGCATGGCGCAGATGTTCGAAGAGTCCGAGGCGATGAGCGTCAGCGAGTTCATGCGGACCAAGTTCTCGCGGGTCACCCCGGCGGTCGCCAAGAAGGTCTGCACCACCGCCAAGGTCAGCTCGCGTGTGAGCGTCCACAAGGTCGACCGCCCGCAGATCGACAAACTCTACGAGGCGATCCAGGCGACCCGCATCAGCCCGCCGGCCACCGACTGCATCTGCCCAATCGGCGAGGACCTGATCCTCAAGGGCCTGCACCAGGTCGTCCCCGGCGAATTCTACGCCGCCGCCACCCGCCCGCCCGGCGTGTACCGGGGCAACCCCTTTCAGATCGAGGTCGGGCTCGCCTACGGCGGCACGGCCCCAACCCAGAACATCACCAAAGAGCTGCTCCTGGAACTCCTCGAGGAAACCGACACCCGCACCGTGCGGCAGTTCCTGATCCACACCTTCAACGGCCTCGGTGGCGACGCCGCCGACAAGATCGTCAAGACGTCGGGCCTCAAGACCCGCCAGGCGCCCGGCGGGCTAAAGCCGAAGGACCGCGACAAGCTGTTCGACGCGATGAAGCACGTCAACGTCGCGGAGGGGCAGCAGATGGAAGTCATGCGGTACGCCAACCGCGTGCCGCTGCAGTTTCAGCAGTCCGCCTGCGCCGTGACCCAGACCATCCTCGGCACCAACTGGCGGGGCTACGGCCTGAGCCAGTCCCGCGGCGCCATGCCCAAGGGCCCGGTCAGCCTGATGGTGCACATCGCCAGCGTGTGGGTGCCGTTCACCAGCGAGAGCAAGGAAGCAATCGCCAGCTACCCCGAGATCCAGAAGGAGATCCGCCTCGGGCTGCAGGCCGTCGGCCGCAAGCTCGGCATGTACCTCCGCCGGCGGATGAAGGTCAAGCAGCAGTCTGACCGCCGCGAGATTTTCCTCCGTTACCTCAAGGAGGTCGCCGGCGCGGTCAGCGTGATCAACGCCGCGGAAGAGAAGGAGCTCTACGACCAGCTGGTGGCGGTCGCGCAGAAGCGGACCGCCGAGGCCGACATGAAGCTCGACGACCGCGGCCGAAAGATCGAAGAGGACCCGACCGAGATGAACCTCGGCGAGAATGTGCTGATCGTCGACCCGGCCGGCCACGAGGCGGCGATTAACCGCGTCGTGACCGAGGAGGAAGAGGAAGGCGCCGAGGAGTAG
- a CDS encoding exopolysaccharide biosynthesis protein, which translates to MAEQQTAESLTGVVDQLEDKAAEDGDLLVGDALEEFAGRLFGPLLMIPGLLVMTPVGGIPFVPTTMGVFIILVAGQSLFGRKHPWLPGIIKERGVDEEKFKDSMEKVRPWLKWVDSFTAERMTSMVTGPMKYVIAAVCILMACTMPPLELLPFACAIPGAAILFLGLAVTARDGLLAVFGLVASVGALGAVGYWMFS; encoded by the coding sequence GTGGCAGAGCAACAGACCGCAGAATCCCTTACCGGAGTCGTCGACCAGCTTGAGGACAAGGCCGCCGAGGACGGCGACCTGCTCGTCGGCGACGCCCTCGAGGAGTTTGCGGGCAGGCTGTTCGGGCCGCTGCTGATGATCCCCGGGCTGTTGGTGATGACCCCGGTCGGCGGGATCCCGTTCGTGCCGACTACCATGGGGGTGTTTATTATCCTGGTCGCCGGGCAGTCGCTGTTCGGCCGGAAGCACCCCTGGCTGCCCGGCATAATCAAAGAGCGGGGAGTTGACGAGGAAAAGTTCAAAGACTCGATGGAGAAGGTGCGGCCGTGGCTCAAGTGGGTCGACTCGTTCACCGCCGAGAGGATGACTTCCATGGTCACCGGCCCGATGAAGTACGTGATCGCCGCGGTCTGCATCCTGATGGCGTGCACCATGCCGCCGCTGGAACTGCTGCCGTTCGCCTGCGCGATCCCGGGCGCCGCGATCCTGTTCCTCGGCCTGGCGGTCACCGCCCGGGACGGGTTGCTGGCGGTGTTCGGTCTGGTCGCTTCGGTCGGCGCATTGGGGGCGGTCGGGTACTGGATGTTTTCGTAG
- a CDS encoding DNA topoisomerase IV subunit A, giving the protein MAKKKKAAPAPKPKAPVKLTPRDKKTMASLRALADGVVTAAQKKRDPYVDIPSRTLSNVKYSPRKRILEMGGAKNRRQLFDLSQAKAYMRTMLVASGCKRLLDEGKTTSLRGLFYMLKHTIENTKENTFDDQNECDTIIEDAEVLLNSIREELHLYAENRGAMVGAITLTDRGDTIDCRRMGSGGYAIPSIVEPEIIELDPKKCDAKFILHVEKGTVWQRFNEDRFWEKHNCILTHGSGQPPRGVRRLLFRMHNELKLPIYCVLDNDPWGYYIYSVLKQGSINLAFESQRMAIPEAKFLGLRSIDYERCDLPETVKIALNDSDRKRAKQIAKYPWFEKKRDWQREIDKMIKNDFKLEVESLIAKDISYVTEVYVPERLEAQDWLD; this is encoded by the coding sequence ATGGCCAAGAAGAAAAAAGCCGCTCCCGCCCCCAAGCCCAAGGCCCCGGTCAAACTGACGCCGCGGGACAAGAAGACGATGGCCTCGCTCCGGGCGCTGGCGGACGGCGTCGTCACGGCGGCTCAGAAAAAGCGGGACCCGTACGTCGACATCCCCAGCCGCACGCTGTCGAACGTCAAGTACAGCCCGCGGAAGCGGATCCTCGAGATGGGCGGCGCCAAGAACCGGCGGCAGCTGTTCGACCTCTCGCAGGCCAAGGCCTACATGCGGACCATGCTGGTCGCCAGCGGCTGCAAGCGGCTGTTGGACGAGGGCAAGACCACCAGCCTTCGAGGGCTGTTCTACATGCTCAAGCACACGATCGAGAACACGAAGGAGAATACCTTTGACGATCAGAACGAGTGCGACACTATCATCGAGGACGCCGAGGTGCTGCTCAACAGCATCCGCGAGGAGCTGCACCTGTACGCCGAGAACCGCGGCGCGATGGTCGGCGCCATCACGCTGACCGACCGCGGCGACACGATCGACTGCCGGCGGATGGGCTCCGGCGGCTACGCGATCCCGTCGATCGTCGAGCCGGAGATCATCGAGCTCGACCCCAAGAAGTGCGACGCCAAGTTCATCCTGCATGTCGAAAAAGGCACCGTCTGGCAGCGATTCAACGAGGACCGGTTCTGGGAGAAACACAACTGCATCCTCACCCACGGCAGCGGCCAGCCCCCCCGCGGCGTGCGGCGGCTGCTGTTCCGGATGCACAACGAGCTGAAGCTGCCGATCTACTGCGTCCTCGATAACGACCCCTGGGGGTACTACATCTACAGCGTGCTGAAGCAGGGCTCCATCAACCTGGCCTTCGAGAGCCAGCGGATGGCGATCCCCGAGGCCAAGTTCCTCGGCCTGCGGAGCATCGACTACGAACGCTGCGACCTCCCCGAGACCGTCAAGATCGCCCTGAACGACAGCGACCGCAAGCGGGCCAAGCAGATCGCCAAGTACCCCTGGTTCGAGAAGAAACGCGACTGGCAGCGCGAGATCGACAAGATGATCAAGAACGACTTCAAGCTGGAGGTCGAATCCCTGATCGCCAAGGACATCAGCTACGTCACCGAGGTGTACGTCCCCGAGCGGCTCGAGGCGCAGGACTGGCTGGACTAG
- a CDS encoding Uma2 family endonuclease: MSSLPVDHGQNADWTWEVATLYPQQGNWSESEYLQLTDSVNRFIEFTDGRVEFLAMPTIEHQRIVRFLYDALRAFVDPRQLGEVLFAVLRVYIREGKYREPDIAFKFAANAAESGERYYRGADLVVEVVSDDQESRKRDYETKIADYAEGGATEYWIVDPQQHKITVLTLDGDRYFEHRVATDGQAPSKLLDGFSVDVAAVFAAGKLQ; the protein is encoded by the coding sequence ATGTCATCTTTACCAGTTGATCACGGCCAGAACGCTGATTGGACCTGGGAAGTTGCTACGCTCTATCCGCAGCAGGGGAATTGGTCAGAGAGCGAGTACCTACAGCTCACCGACTCGGTGAATCGCTTCATTGAATTCACCGATGGCCGCGTGGAGTTTCTCGCGATGCCGACGATCGAGCACCAGCGGATTGTTCGATTCCTGTACGACGCCCTGCGTGCGTTCGTCGACCCGCGGCAGCTGGGCGAGGTCTTGTTCGCCGTGCTGCGTGTGTACATCCGCGAAGGCAAGTACCGCGAGCCGGATATTGCGTTCAAGTTTGCTGCCAACGCAGCAGAGAGTGGCGAGCGGTACTACCGCGGCGCAGACTTAGTCGTCGAGGTAGTGAGCGACGACCAGGAAAGTCGCAAGCGGGACTACGAGACGAAGATCGCCGACTACGCCGAAGGGGGAGCCACTGAGTATTGGATTGTCGATCCTCAGCAGCACAAGATCACCGTGCTGACCCTCGACGGCGACAGGTACTTCGAGCACCGCGTTGCCACCGACGGTCAGGCCCCGTCGAAGCTGCTGGACGGCTTCTCGGTAGACGTGGCGGCGGTGTTCGCGGCGGGCAAGCTGCAGTAG
- a CDS encoding diacylglycerol kinase family protein has protein sequence MFPPPKRWSEKYRCALRGLAVAVRGEDSFWVHLPAAVVVIGLAAWLRVSAVEWLLLVLSIGVVWTAELFNTALEHLAKAVTREPNDHVGNALDVAAAAVLVAAGAAKVVGTVIFATRLFGW, from the coding sequence ATGTTCCCCCCACCAAAACGCTGGTCCGAAAAGTACCGCTGCGCCCTCCGCGGCTTGGCGGTCGCCGTCCGCGGCGAGGACAGCTTCTGGGTGCACCTCCCTGCGGCAGTCGTGGTGATCGGACTCGCCGCGTGGCTGCGGGTGTCGGCCGTCGAGTGGCTGCTGCTGGTGCTCTCGATCGGCGTCGTCTGGACCGCGGAGCTGTTCAACACGGCGCTGGAGCACCTGGCGAAGGCCGTTACCCGCGAGCCGAACGACCACGTGGGTAACGCGTTGGACGTCGCTGCAGCGGCGGTGCTAGTAGCGGCGGGGGCGGCGAAAGTCGTCGGGACCGTAATCTTCGCGACGCGGCTCTTCGGCTGGTGA
- a CDS encoding organic solvent tolerance protein OstA — protein MCALFAFTCLMAAQAWGDVQMPTPDPSAAIEIDAGGATQWVEGAYNVRLLSRGVKITQGATTIEADQAVVFTDIAPRLGDPRRVIVYAEGTAESPVVEKLRKPGAEPADAPVARQQSPNWYATLVTEVSVEWRSPPPSPRGEALPEIASRALTRLRKVDSEVQVAQFAAPGFATPLAPPPGPELPTQPGFRQVEIFRRSAVGSNILIEPDQMTGETVYLISEGINIVVKGINAAGLPDILGDVEGFDLETDRAVVWAGGAAGGTSFQQQRGDPLEIYMEGNIVFRQGDRTVYADRMYYDVRTRSGVVLNAELQTPLPDLNGKSIRGLVRLKAGMIRQLDANRFVATDALITSSRLEVPSYHIGADTITFEDKQRPVMNPLTGRQARVAATGEGVFEHERTASAIGNKVYVNQVPVFYWPTITTNLEEPAYYIRGLNVGNDSIYGFQLSVDLDLYQLLGARAPDGHAWELNLDYLGDRGLGHGTSYSYVDDSFLGHNGPVVGRADFWAIDDSGLDNLGFLRRALVPEAGYRGRAYWNHRQHVTDGLLEGWIAQAEVGWISDRTFLEQYYESEWDENKDQTTGARFRRLSGNQSVSIEANAQLNEFFTQTQWLPRLDHWIMGQEFLGDSMTWYGHTSIGYADLDVATAPADPAASLGLANYTAFPWEADVSGERFLTRHEIDLPIDADPFKIVPYALGEFAHWGEDLTGQDVQRTYVHTGVRASIPFWAANPSIRDPLFNLHGLAHKVVFDAELSYTDASENFDRFPLYDELEDNSLEEQRRRYFDPLFAPGLAGLYSAGTINPRVDPRVYAIRSGIHGWVASPSAELVEDQMAMRVGMRHRLQTKRGLPGQERIVDWLTFDSNATWFPDDTRDNFGEPFGLLDYDMRWHLGDRFTILSDGFADTFADGLRTVSGGVQLNRPTIGNIYVGYRTVRGPFSADLITATINYRMSPKWIGSASTVLDFSEAGNIGQSFMISRLGEALITSIGVNVDESKGNVGFNFAIEPRFLPSLAITRRTGIDVPPAGYYGLE, from the coding sequence GTGTGCGCGCTATTTGCGTTCACCTGCCTGATGGCGGCGCAGGCGTGGGGCGACGTGCAGATGCCGACGCCCGACCCGTCGGCCGCGATCGAGATCGACGCCGGCGGCGCGACCCAGTGGGTCGAGGGCGCGTACAACGTGCGGCTGCTGTCGCGGGGCGTGAAGATTACCCAGGGCGCCACGACCATCGAGGCCGACCAGGCGGTCGTGTTCACCGATATCGCGCCCCGGCTGGGCGACCCGCGGCGGGTGATCGTCTACGCCGAGGGGACCGCCGAGTCGCCGGTCGTGGAGAAGCTACGCAAACCGGGCGCGGAGCCCGCCGACGCGCCGGTCGCCCGGCAGCAGTCGCCCAACTGGTACGCAACGCTGGTGACCGAGGTGTCGGTCGAGTGGCGGTCGCCACCGCCGTCGCCCCGCGGCGAGGCGTTGCCCGAGATCGCGTCGCGAGCGCTCACACGCCTGCGGAAAGTCGACAGCGAGGTGCAGGTCGCCCAATTTGCTGCGCCCGGGTTCGCGACCCCGCTGGCCCCTCCGCCCGGACCCGAGCTGCCGACGCAGCCCGGCTTCCGGCAGGTCGAAATCTTCCGCCGGAGCGCGGTGGGCAGCAACATCCTGATCGAGCCCGACCAGATGACCGGCGAGACGGTCTACCTGATCTCCGAGGGCATCAACATCGTCGTGAAGGGGATCAACGCGGCGGGCCTGCCCGACATCCTGGGCGATGTCGAGGGCTTCGACCTCGAGACCGACCGCGCCGTGGTGTGGGCCGGCGGCGCCGCCGGCGGCACCAGCTTCCAGCAGCAGCGCGGCGACCCGCTCGAGATCTACATGGAGGGCAACATCGTCTTCCGCCAGGGCGACCGCACCGTCTACGCCGACCGCATGTACTACGACGTCCGCACCCGCAGCGGCGTGGTCCTGAACGCCGAGCTGCAGACCCCGCTGCCCGATCTCAACGGCAAGTCGATCCGTGGCCTGGTGCGGCTCAAGGCGGGGATGATCCGCCAGCTCGACGCCAACCGCTTCGTCGCGACCGACGCCCTGATCACCAGCAGCCGGCTGGAGGTCCCGAGCTACCACATCGGAGCCGACACCATCACCTTCGAGGACAAGCAGCGGCCGGTCATGAACCCGCTGACCGGCCGGCAGGCCCGCGTCGCCGCGACCGGCGAGGGCGTCTTCGAACACGAACGCACGGCGTCCGCGATCGGCAACAAGGTGTACGTGAACCAGGTGCCGGTGTTCTACTGGCCGACCATCACGACCAACCTCGAGGAGCCGGCCTACTACATCCGCGGGCTGAACGTCGGCAACGACAGCATCTACGGCTTCCAGCTGTCGGTTGACCTCGACCTGTACCAGCTGCTCGGCGCCCGTGCGCCGGACGGCCACGCGTGGGAGCTGAACCTCGACTACCTCGGCGACCGCGGCCTGGGGCACGGCACCAGCTACTCGTACGTCGACGACTCGTTCCTGGGGCACAACGGCCCGGTGGTTGGCCGCGCCGACTTCTGGGCGATCGACGACAGCGGCCTCGACAACCTCGGCTTCCTGCGTCGGGCGCTGGTTCCCGAGGCGGGCTACCGCGGACGCGCCTACTGGAATCACCGCCAGCACGTCACCGACGGGCTGCTGGAGGGCTGGATCGCCCAGGCCGAGGTCGGCTGGATCAGCGACCGCACGTTCCTGGAGCAGTACTACGAGTCGGAGTGGGACGAGAACAAGGACCAGACCACCGGCGCGCGGTTCCGGCGGCTGTCCGGCAACCAGTCGGTCTCGATCGAGGCCAACGCCCAGCTCAACGAATTCTTCACCCAGACACAGTGGCTGCCGCGGCTGGACCACTGGATCATGGGGCAGGAGTTCCTCGGCGACTCGATGACCTGGTACGGCCACACCAGCATCGGCTACGCCGACCTGGACGTCGCGACCGCGCCGGCCGACCCGGCCGCGTCGCTCGGCCTGGCCAACTACACCGCCTTCCCGTGGGAGGCCGACGTCAGCGGCGAGCGGTTCCTGACCCGCCACGAGATCGACCTGCCGATCGACGCCGACCCGTTCAAGATCGTGCCGTACGCCCTCGGCGAGTTCGCCCACTGGGGCGAGGACCTTACCGGGCAGGACGTGCAGCGGACCTACGTGCACACCGGCGTGCGGGCGAGCATCCCGTTCTGGGCCGCCAACCCGAGCATCCGCGACCCGCTGTTCAACCTGCACGGCCTGGCCCACAAGGTAGTGTTCGACGCCGAGCTTTCGTACACCGACGCCAGCGAGAACTTCGACCGCTTCCCGTTGTACGACGAGCTGGAGGACAACTCGCTCGAGGAGCAGCGGCGGCGGTACTTCGACCCGCTGTTCGCCCCCGGCCTGGCCGGCCTGTACTCCGCCGGGACCATCAACCCGCGGGTCGACCCACGGGTGTACGCCATCCGCAGCGGCATCCACGGCTGGGTCGCCTCGCCGTCGGCCGAGCTGGTCGAGGACCAGATGGCGATGCGGGTCGGCATGCGGCACCGGCTGCAGACCAAGCGTGGGCTGCCGGGCCAGGAGCGGATTGTCGACTGGCTGACGTTCGACTCCAACGCCACCTGGTTCCCGGACGACACGCGGGACAACTTCGGCGAGCCGTTCGGCCTCCTGGACTACGACATGCGGTGGCATCTCGGCGACCGGTTCACGATCCTCTCGGACGGCTTCGCGGACACATTCGCCGACGGCCTGCGGACGGTGTCCGGCGGCGTGCAGCTGAACCGGCCGACCATCGGCAATATCTACGTCGGCTACCGCACGGTGCGGGGGCCGTTTAGCGCCGACCTGATCACCGCCACGATCAACTACCGGATGAGCCCGAAGTGGATCGGCTCGGCCTCGACCGTGCTCGACTTCAGCGAGGCGGGCAACATCGGCCAGTCGTTCATGATCAGCCGCCTGGGCGAGGCCCTCATCACCAGCATCGGCGTCAACGTCGACGAGTCGAAGGGCAATGTCGGGTTCAACTTCGCGATCGAGCCCCGCTTCCTGCCGAGCCTGGCCATCACCCGCCGCACCGGCATCGACGTGCCGCCCGCTGGTTATTATGGGCTGGAGTAG